The Anabas testudineus chromosome 11, fAnaTes1.2, whole genome shotgun sequence genome has a segment encoding these proteins:
- the LOC113154909 gene encoding protein FAM167A-like produces the protein MMEVVLTRLRDFSCKNTTFDGCKPAEQSACRDPQSRTDHMRGRTAAGESSRLDIESALAWLRRELMEMRSQDQALIRQLMELHFGIQELKQELSEEEQEEETDEEEEEGSYWDSGSDQGSGSIYSSSGEVGFTFLKTPRPLYSGVISKRAFSRRGSAP, from the exons ATGATGGAAGTGGTTCTAACCAGACTGCGGGACTTCTCCTGCAAGAACACCACCTTTGACGGCTGCAAACCAGCTGAGCAAAGTGCCTGCAGGGACCCCCAGAGCAGGACTGACCATATGAGAGGACGCACAGCTGCAGGAGAGAGCAGCAGACTTGATATTGAGAGTGCACTGGCTTGGCTGCGAAGGGAGTTG ATGGAGATGCGTTCCCAGGACCAAGCTCTGATCCGGCAGCTGATGGAGCTTCACTTCGGCATCCAGGAGCTCAAGCAGGAGTTGTCGGAGGAGGAgcaagaggaggaaacagacgaggaagaagaggagggcaGCTACTGGGACTCTGGGAGCGATCAAGGAAGTGGCAGCATCTACTCCAGCTCGGGGGAGGTGGGCTTTACTTTCCTGAAAACGCCTCGGCCCCTTTACTCAGGTGTGATTTCAAAGAGGGCGTTCAGCAGGAGAGGCTCTGCACCTTGA
- the slc30a8 gene encoding zinc transporter 8 has translation MSQNKDPERVPLVTDVRNSYTTVDSPSMKEAGLRDANGGVKHCHDNSHAQEDREREKKVARKRLCVVSVICLIFMIGEILGGYFAGSLAVMTDAAHLLVDLLSFIISLLSLWLSSRPATHRLSYGWHRAEILGALLSVFTIWLVTGVLVYLAVERLISDDYTIEGTVMLITSGCAVLANIIMALTLHQSGHGHSHGGLSSHGHGHSHKKGKGCNHVSNHAHSNNVDVELNHGRRAKQANASVRAAFVHVVGDLLQSLSVLVSAIIIFFKPEYKMADPICTFLFSILVLCTTFTIMRDIIIVLMEGTPSGVKYSEVRQGLLSVKGVTAVHNLHIWALTMNQVMLSAHVAIDDSVDAQTVLREMTQACFSSYNFHSVTIQMEREADLKPGCTLCEDPKM, from the exons ATGTCCCAAAACAAGGATCCGGAGAGAGTTCCTCTGGTCACAGATGTGAGGAACTCATACACCACTGTGGACAG CCCGTCCATGAAGGAGGCAGGACTGAGAGATGCAAACGGTGGAGTCAAGCATTGCCATGACAACAGCCATGCTCAGGAGGACCGTGAGCGAGAAAAGAAAGTTGCCAGGAAGAGGCTGTGTGTGGTGTCTGTCATCTGCCTGATCTTCATGATCGGTGAAATTCTCG gtGGGTATTTTGCAGGCAGTCTTGCAGTAATGACGGACGCCGCCCACCTGCTGGTGGACTTGCTAAGCTTCATCATCAGCCTGTTATCCCTTTGGCTCTCCTCCAGACCTGCCACACACAGGCTCAGCTACGGCTGGCACCGTGCAG AGATCCTCGGTGCGCTGCTGTCAGTTTTCACCATCTGGCTGGTAACAGGAGTGCTGGTTTACCTGGCTGTGGAGCGCCTCATCAGTGATGACTACACCATCGAGGGCACTGTCATGCTCATTACCTCTGGTTGTGCTGTGTTGGCCAATATTAT CATGGCCCTCACCCTTCACCAGTCTGGCCACGGTCACAGTCACGGGGGGCTCAGCTCACATGGTCATGGCCATAGTcacaagaaaggaaaaggatGCAATCACGTCTCAAATCATGCCCACTCGAATAACGTAGACGTGGAGCTAAACCATG GACGGAGGGCTAAGCAGGCCAATGCCAGTGTGAGAGCAGCCTTTGTCCACGTGGTGGGAGATCTTCTCCAGAGCCTCAGCGTGCTTGTCAGCGCCATCATTATATTTTTCAAG cctGAGTATAAGATGGCCGACCCCATCTGCACCTTCCTGTTCTCCATACTGGTGTTATGCACAACTTTCACCATCATGAGAGACATCATCATCGTCCTGATGGAAG GCACTCCATCAGGGGTGAAGTACAGTGAGGTGCGGCAGGGTCTGCTCTCAGTGAAGGGGGTCACAGCGGTCCACAACCTTCACATCTGGGCTCTCACCATGAACCAGGTTATGCTGTCTGCACATGTAGCCATAG atGACTCAGTGGACGCTCAGACTGTGCTAAGAGAAATGACCCAGGCTTGTTTCTCCTCCTACAACTTCCACTCTGTTACGAttcagatggagagagaggccGACTTGAAGCCTGGATGTACTCTGTGTGAAGACCCCAAGATGTAG
- the si:ch211-153f2.3 gene encoding uncharacterized protein si:ch211-153f2.3, which produces MDRDSHSEDTLSAMVLENVKNKLIDAFRMTGESRGDHQDSGPPVRPVSIGRSYQANEELRRAQIDGAITWLRSELLEMRSQDLQLAQTLLGLNTEIQRLRRESFGGVEAEGDDQQ; this is translated from the exons ATGGATCGAGACAGTCACAGCGAGGATACGTTGTCTGCCATGGTTCTGGAGAACGTTAAGAACAAGCTGATTGATGCCTTCAGGATGACAGGAGAGTCCAGAGGAGATCATCAAGACTCGGGACCTCCTGTCAGACCAGTTAGCATTGGCAGGAGTTACCAAGCCAATGAAGAGCTGCGGAGGGCGCAGATAGATGGAGCGATAACCTGGCTACGGTCTGAACTG CTGGAAATGCGCTCGCAGGACCTCCAGCTGGCTCAGACTCTACTGGGGCTCAACACAGAGATTCAAAGACTGAGGAGGGAGAGTTTTGGAGGTGTGGAAGCAGAGGGGGATGATCAGCAGTAA